Below is a genomic region from Flavobacterium ginsengisoli.
TTTTAAAACAACTCTATTTCCTGCGGCGACAGCAGCAACAAGAGGGCATAAAGCAAGTTGAAAAGGATAGTTCCAAGGAGCAATGATTAATACATCGCCATAAGGTTCTTTGTAAATATAATCGGTAGAAGGAAAATTAAGCAGTGACGGAAAAACACGTTTTGGTTTTGCCCATTTGTTAAGGTTTTTGATAACATCTTTAAGTTCTGAAATGACATAATTGGTTTCGGTCAAAACAGCCTCAAACTCTGGTTTTTTAAAGTCATCATATAAAGCTTTTACAATTAAATCTTCGCTTTTTTGAATATTATACAATAACTTTTTTAGAGTTTCCTTTCGATATCCGATGTCGCTTTTAAAGTCCATTTTACGATTAGCTTGTTTTTTTCTCCCTGCAAGTTAATCGATAAAATTTAAAAATTTAACAATTAAATCATAAAAATCATACAGCATTCCAAATTGGATCGTCTGGAGTAGGGGCAATAATTGTAATATTCTCTTTTGAAACCGGATGTACAAAAGTCAGTTTTCGAGCATGAAGATGAATTCCGCCATCAGGATTGCTTCGATCTGCTCCGTATTTTAAATCTCCTTTAATCGAAGATCCGATTGCACTTAATTGAGCACGAATTTGATGATGGCGACCTGTATGCAAATTGATTTCTAATGCTGTATAATTTTGAAGTTCTTTGATTATGGTATAATCTAAACTAGCCAATTTGCTATCTGGAACTTCTTTTAAATGAGCTTTAGAAGTATTATTTTTTTCATTTCGTTTTAAATAATGAACCAGTTTTGCTTTCGCTTCTTTTGGTTTGTTTTTTACAACAGCCCAATATGTTTTTTTAGTCTCACGAT
It encodes:
- a CDS encoding RluA family pseudouridine synthase: MKIVSDKNNLQILHEDNHIIVVNKRVGDIVQGDKTGDKPLSDVVKEYIKAKYNKPGDVFLGVIHRLDRPTTGIVVFARTSKALSRMNELFSNRETKKTYWAVVKNKPKEAKAKLVHYLKRNEKNNTSKAHLKEVPDSKLASLDYTIIKELQNYTALEINLHTGRHHQIRAQLSAIGSSIKGDLKYGADRSNPDGGIHLHARKLTFVHPVSKENITIIAPTPDDPIWNAV